In Triticum urartu cultivar G1812 chromosome 6, Tu2.1, whole genome shotgun sequence, the following proteins share a genomic window:
- the LOC125513144 gene encoding F-box/LRR-repeat protein At3g48880 has protein sequence MRNWAELPLDVMLYVLHKLDHVELMFGGAARVCRSWHDAVCEPELWRRVDMCGRSRRFRETVSLNKVTQLSIWFSAGQCREFFGQQDLDNDLLLFLADR, from the coding sequence ATGAGGAACTGGGCGGAGCTGCCCCTGGACGTGATGCTCTACGTCCTCCACAAGCTGGACCACGTGGAGCTCATGTTCGGCGGCGCGGCCAGGGTGTGCCGCTCCTGGCACGACGCCGTGTGCGAACCCGAGCTGTGGCGCCGCGTCGACATGTGCGGCCGCTCCCGGCGCTTCCGGGAGACGGTCAGCCTCAACAAGGTGACGCAGCTCTCCATTTGGTTCAGCGCCGGACAGTGCCGGGAATTCTTCGGCCAGCAGGACCTCGACaacgacctcctcctcttcctGGCCGACCGGTGA
- the LOC125512444 gene encoding PRELI domain containing protein 3A-like yields MVVYTQEHVYRHPWDRVTAAAWRKFTDPASRTALSHVADVHTLQRRVDTAAGRLHAARSITVRSPPLPFILRRLLPAAAASPSGAAICHCVETSVVDAPRRAMDVVVRNVSLRGIIEVEERSTFSPHPDRPDDWTQFRQETTIRCRPLAKLAAVAEKVETRCAERFLQNSAKGREVVERICRYLEAEAAGAAPSAV; encoded by the coding sequence ATGGTGGTCTACACGCAGGAGCACGTCTACCGGCACCCGTGGGACCGCGTGACGGCGGCGGCGTGGCGCAAGTTCACGGACCCGGCCTCCCGCACGGCGCTCTCCCACGTCGCCGACGTGCACACCCTGCAGCGCCGCGTCGACACGGCCGCCGGCCGCCTCCACGCCGCGCGCTCCATCACCGTCCGCTCCCCGCCGCTCCCCTTCATCCTGCGCCGCCTCctcccggccgccgccgcctccccctcGGGCGCCGCCATCTGCCACTGCGTCGAGACCTCCGTCGTCGACGCCCCGCGCCGCGCCATGGACGTCGTCGTCCGCAACGTCAGCCTCCGCGGGATCATCGAGGTCGAGGAGCGATCCACCTTCAGCCCCCACCCGGACCGCCCCGACGACTGGACGCAGTTCAGGCAGGAGACCACGATCCGGTGCCGCCCGCTCGCCAagctcgccgccgtcgccgagAAGGTCGAGACCCGCTGCGCCGAGAGGTTCCTGCAGAACAGCGCCAAGGGGAGGGAGGTCGTCGAGCGGATCTGCCGCTAcctcgaggccgaggccgccggTGCCGCGCCTTCCGCCGTCTGA